A DNA window from Vigna angularis cultivar LongXiaoDou No.4 chromosome 1, ASM1680809v1, whole genome shotgun sequence contains the following coding sequences:
- the LOC108344342 gene encoding expansin-A18 — protein sequence MYKPLSIHQFSQEKQHNELTNKNLAMAVSLEDRRLLLMLFSWMFIMTGKAATVAGLFQPSEWTQAHATFYGDESASATMGGACGYGNLLINGYGKDTAALSSTLFNDGFACGTCYEIQCVQSSACFSNVAYTTVTATNICPPNWAEASDNGGWCNPPRAHFDMSKPAFMKIAQWKAGIVPVMYRRVACVRSGGLRFSFQGNGYWLLVYVMNVGGGGDIANMWVKGSGTGWITMSHNWGASYQAFATLTGQSLSFKATSYTTKETIIAWNVAPTNWGVGLTYSSDVNFT from the exons ATGTACAAACCCCTTAGCATACATCAATTCTCGCAGGAAAAACAGCACAACGagttaacaaacaaaaatttagcAATGGCTGTCTCTCTTGAAGATCGTaggttgttgttgatgttgttttcaTGGATGTTCATAATGACGGGAAAGGCAGCAACAGTAGCGGGTTTATTTCAGCCCAGTGAGTGGACACAAGCCCATGCCACATTTTACGGTGACGAGAGTGCTTCTGCCACAATGG GAGGAGCGTGTGGATATGGAAATTTGTTGATAAACGGTTACGGGAAAGACACAGCAGCATTGAGCTCTACACTGTTCAACGATGGATTCGCATGTGGGACTTGTTACGAGATACAGTGTGTCCAATCCAGTGCATGCTTCTCCAATGTGGCTTACACCACAGTGACTGCCACCAATATCTGCCCTCCTAATTGGGCCGAGGCCTCTGATAACGGAGGGTGGTGCAACCCACCACGTGCACATTTTGACATGTCCAAGCCCGCTTTCATGAAAATTGCACAGTGGAAAGCTGGAATCGTTCCTGTTATGTACCGAAG AGTGGCTTGCGTGAGGAGTGGGGGATTGCGATTCTCTTTCCAAGGAAATGGTTATTGGTTACTGGTGTATGTGATGAATGTGGGAGGAGGAGGAGACATTGCAAACATGTGGGTGAAAGGAAGTGGAACTGGGTGGATCACCATGAGCCACAATTGGGGAGCTTCTTACCAAGCATTTGCAACATTGACTGGCCAATCTCTTTCGTTTAAGGCAACTTCTTACACCACCAAAGAGACCATAATAGCTTGGAATGTTGCTCCCACCAACTGGGGCGTAGGATTAACGTATTCCTCCGACGTCAATTTCACTTGA
- the LOC108320719 gene encoding PGR5-like protein 1A, chloroplastic: MFTASKLAFILTLPRPCSAPFTPISSLSPSSSSPSGLHLIHFNGRHLCLRRRLFLLSPKATADQQGKVTEFEEDGNIVDGKILPYCSIDRKEKKSIGELEQEFLQALQAFYYEGKAIMSNEEFDNLKEELMWEGSSVVMLSSDEQKFLEASMAYVSGNPIMNDKEFDELKLRLKIEGSEIVAEGPRCSLRSRKVYSDLSVDYLKMLLLNVPATVIALGLFFFLDDLTGFEITYLLELPEPFSFIFTWFAAVPLIVWIALTLTNAIVKDFVILKGPCPNCGTENTSFFGTILSISNGGSTNTVKCSNCGTAMEYDSTTRLITLPEGSNA, from the exons ATGTTCACGGCTAGCAAACTAGCCTTCATATTAACACTCCCTCGTCCATGCTCTGCACCCTTCACACCAATCTCTTCCTtatctccttcttcttcttctccttctggtctccacctcattcacttcaatGGACGCCACTTATGCCTCCGCCGCAGACTATTTTTACTTTCTCCTAAGGCCACAGCAGATCAACAAG GCAAGGTTACTGAATTTGAAGAGGATGGAAACATTGTTGATGGTAAAATCCTCCCTTATTGTAGCATAGacagaaaagagaagaaatcaaTTGGTGAACTTGAGCAGGAGTTTCTTCAGGCACTACAA GCATTCTATTATGAGGGAAAGGCTATCATGTCTAATGAAGAATTTGATAATCTTAAGGAAGAACTCATGTGGGAAGGGAGCAGCGTTGTCATGCTAA GTTCTGATGAGCAAAAGTTCCTGGAAGCTTCTATGGCCTATGTGTCTGGAAATCCAATTATGAATGACAAAGAGTTTGATGAGTTGAAACTGAGGCTAAAG ATAGAAGGGAGTGAAATTGTGGCTGAGGGTCCAAGGTGCAGTCTTCGTAGTAGAAAG GTTTACAGTGACCTATCAGTTgattatttaaagatgctcctGCTGAACGTCCCAGCTACAGTGATTGCATTAGGACT GTTCTTCTTCCTTGATGATCTGACTGGATTTGAGATCACATATTTGCTAGAG CTGCCAGAGccttttagtttcattttcacCTGGTTTGCTGCTGTTCCTCTCATTGTGTGGATAGCTCTGACACTAACCAATGCCATTGTAAAAGACTTTGTGATTTTAAAG GGTCCTTGTCCGAACTGCGGAACTGAAAATACCTCTTTCTTTGGGACTATACTGTCAATTTCGAATGGTGGTTCCACAAACACTGTCAAATGCTCAAA CTGCGGCACTGCAATGGAATATGATTCAACTACAAGATTGATTACATTACCAGAAGGAAGTAACGCCTAA
- the LOC108336201 gene encoding uncharacterized protein LOC108336201 translates to MGNSGEMVGKEEVITKLKDDGDFDRLRLKIVRKLKDNEELRQHIASIVKQSVALNRAGAENMKPRQLSDVIYEEVGDKVMGQISDSLWQIIRSGDGMKKEIMETVQSVYDKLANPKGKDEVMLSTSDVMPIQRQGETASATEIDDTLHENEPDEPPGFTLGHNHLNNNEDQDKGKVQVQVQGLTAERKEDSHPPQDTRGEDDVDGNAPPGFSMDVEQKPPAECSDEDPDVPPGFG, encoded by the exons ATGGGAAACAGCGGAGAAATGGTCGGCAAAGAAGAGGTTATCACAAAACTGAAGGACGATGGCGACTTTGACAGGCTTCGTTTAAAGATCGTTCGCAAGCTTAAGGATAAC GAAGAGCTACGACAACATATTGCTTCAATTGTGAAACAATCAGTAGCACTCAATCGTGCTGGAGCAGAAAATATGAAACCTAGACAACTTTCTGATGTTATATATGAAGAAGTTGG TGATAAAGTAATGGGTCAGATATCTGATAGTTTATGGCAAATAATTCGATCGGGTGATGGCATGAAAAAGGAAATCATGGAGACGGTGCAATCTGTCTATGATAAACTGGCAAACCCGAAAGGGAAAGATGAGGTTATGTTGTCCACATCTGATGTGATGCCAATTCAGAGACAGGGGGAAACAGCTTCAGCTACTGAAATTGATGATACATTGCATGAAAATGAGCCCGATGAGCCGCCAGGTTTCACTCTCGGGCATAATCATCTGAATAATAACGAGGACCAGGACAAAGGGAAGGTGCAGGTTCAGGTGCAAGGATTAACTGCAGAAAGGAAGGAAGATTCCCATCCACCACAGGATACTCGTGGTGAAGATGATGTTGATGGCAATGCCCCCCCTGGATTTTCAATGGACGTGGAGCAGAAACCGCCTGCTGAATGCAGTGATGAAGACCCTGATGTACCTCCTGGTTTTGGTTGA
- the LOC108341383 gene encoding subtilisin-like protease 4: MDSFFLVALTFVLIFHIHFAQANQQPSTATISQTYIIHVNGPKGKTLAQSEDVESWYNSFMPQTTMSSEDQPRMIYSYRNVISGFAATLTEQELREVEKKDGFISAHPERMLHRQTTHTPQFLGLERQMGLWKESNFGKGVIVGVLDSGITLNHPSFSDAGMPPPPPKWRGRCELNGTACNNKLIGARSFNLASGTTKETVTPIDEDGHGTHTASTAAGAFVDNAEVLGNAKGTAAGIAPHAHLAIYRVCFGEDCPESSVLAALDAAVEDGVDVISISLGLNEPPPFFNDSTAIGTFAAMQKGIFVSCSAGNSGPVHGSLVNGAPWILTVGASNIDRSIVATAKLGNGQEFDGESVFQPSDFSPTPLFLTYAGKNGKQQAALCANGSLNDVDFRGKVVLCERGGGIGRIAKGEEVKRAGGTAMILMNDERNGFSLSADVHVLPATHVSYDAGLKIKAYINSTETPTATILFKGTVIGNSLSPAVSSFSSRGPNLPSPGILKPDIIGPGVNILAAWPFPLNNSTDSKSTFNIMSGTSMSCPHLSGVAALLKSSHPDWSPAAIKSAIMTSADIINLEKKLIVDETLHTADVFAAGSGHVSPSRANDPGLVYDITPDDYIPYLCGLGYSDTEVGIIAHKTIKCSETSSILEGELNYPSFSVVLGSPKTFTRTVTNVGEANSCYVVHVTAPEGVNVKVQPNILNFSEANQKQKYSVSFSRIDSGNETAEYAQGFLQWVSVKHTVRSPILVNFV; this comes from the coding sequence ATGGATTCCTTCTTTCTCGTTGCTCTAACCTTTGTCTTGATCTTCCATATTCATTTTGCTCAAGCAAATCAACAACCTTCAACCGCCACCATTTCACAAACATATATTATCCATGTGAATGGCCCAAAGGGTAAGACACTTGCTCAATCAGAAGATGTAGAGAGCTGGTATAATTCATTCATGCCACAAACTACTATGAGCTCTGAGGATCAACCACGAATGATTTATTCATACCGGAACGTCATCAGTGGCTTTGCTGCAACACTCACTGAACAAGAGCTGAGAGAAGTGGAAAAAAAAGATGGCTTTATCTCTGCTCACCCCGAAAGGATGCTGCATCGTCAAACTACTCATACCCCACAATTTTTGGGGTTGGAGCGACAAATGGGACTGTGGAAGGAATCAAACTTTGGAAAGGGAGTAATTGTTGGGGTGCTGGATTCTGGAATCACGCTTAATCATCCTTCATTCAGTGATGCAGGAAtgccaccaccaccacccaaATGGAGAGGGAGATGCGAGCTTAATGGGACAGCATGTAACAATAAACTAATCGGAGCAAGGTCTTTCAACCTCGCTTCAGGGACAACGAAAGAAACAGTGACACCAATTGATGAAGATGGACATGGGACTCACACAGCGAGCACTGCAGCTGGTGCTTTTGTTGATAATGCAGAAGTACTAGGAAACGCCAAAGGTACAGCAGCAGGGATTGCCCCTCACGCTCACCTGGCAATATACAGAGTATGTTTTGGAGAAGACTGCCCAGAAAGCAGTGTATTGGCCGCATTGGATGCAGCTGTGGAGGATGGCGTGGACGTAATATCAATATCCCTTGGTCTAAACGAGCCACCTCCCTTTTTCAATGATAGCACCGCAATAGGCACATTTGCAGCAATGCAGAAGGGAATCTTTGTAAGTTGTTCGGCAGGGAACTCTGGTCCCGTTCACGGCTCCTTGGTTAATGGCGCTCCTTGGATCCTCACAGTCGGAGCAAGCAATATTGACAGAAGCATTGTAGCAACAGCCAAGCTAGGAAATGGACAAGAATTTGATGGGGAATCTGTTTTCCAGCCTTCCGACTTTTCTCCAACACCGCTGTTCCTAACATATGCTGGAAAGAATGGCAAACAACAAGCTGCCTTATGTGCCAATGGATCCTTGAATGATGTTGATTTTAGAGGCAAGGTTGTTTTGTGTGAGAGAGGAGGGGGGATAGGAAGAATCGCCAAAGGAGAGGAAGTTAAAAGAGCAGGTGGTACAGCCATGATTCTGATGAATGATGAAAGAAATGGTTTCAGTCTCTCAGCTGATGTGCATGTTCTACCAGCAACACATGTAAGCTATGATGCTGGACTTAAGATTAAAGCCTATATAAATTCAACTGAAACACCTACAGCTACCATTTTATTCAAGGGAACTGTAATAGGAAACTCCCTATCTCCGGCCGTTTCATCCTTCTCTTCAAGAGGTCCCAACTTGCCCAGTCCTGGTATTTTGAAACCAGACATCATAGGACCAGGCGTCAACATCCTAGCTGCCTGGCCATTCCCCCTTAACAACAGTACTGATTCAAAATCCACTTTCAACATCATGTCCGGCACATCAATGTCATGCCCACATCTTAGTGGCGTAGCCGCTTTGCTCAAAAGCTCTCATCCTGACTGGTCACCAGCTGCCATAAAGTCTGCCATAATGACTTCTGCAGACATAATCAACCTTGAAAAGAAACTCATTGTTGATGAAACACTTCACACAGCAGATGTCTTTGCCGCAGGTTCTGGCCACGTGAGTCCCTCAAGAGCAAATGACCCTGGGTTAGTTTATGATATCACGCCTGATGATTATATACCTTATCTCTGTGGTTTAGGCTACAGCGATACAGAGGTTGGGATCATTGCACATAAAACAATTAAGTGCTCTGAGACTTCAAGCATTCTCGAAGGAGAGCTCAACTATCCCTCGTTTTCTGTGGTGCTTGGTTCcccaaaaacattcacaaggaCTGTAACAAATGTAGGTGAGGCCAACTCGTGTTATGTTGTCCATGTTACAGCGCCAGAAGGGGTCAATGTGAAGGTCCAGCCAAATATACTGAACTTTTCAGAAGCAAACCAGAAACAGAAATATTCAGTGTCATTCAGCCGTATAGATTCGGGTAATGAAACTGCGGAATATGCTCAAGGGTTTTTACAATGGGTCTCTGTGAAACACACTGTAAGGAGTCCGATCTTAGTCAACTTTGTGTAA